In one Molothrus ater isolate BHLD 08-10-18 breed brown headed cowbird chromosome 6, BPBGC_Mater_1.1, whole genome shotgun sequence genomic region, the following are encoded:
- the GPR132 gene encoding probable G-protein coupled receptor 132 → MPWPVEEDSSLDRAESLEKEISSGERIMELCLNKNCNSTCPEIPYQDSQTLLVVVYSIVFAIGIPANCLTSLLTFVQIQRNTVVAIYIFSLSLCDLMYLSTLPVWIIYVKNGHNWTMGDFACRTTGFIFFCNIYFSILLLCCISVDRYVALVYSLESRGRRQQKKATIIVCFLFIVVVGIHLPVFFMKDAQNCTEMKTCFETVPLDLLLACFSCARFLFGFLIPLTILIFTNYKIFQATKRSSSLTCREKAKVKHVAIAIIAIFLICFAPYHVVLIIRAIHFMFHQDCPCPFENKIYSIFTVFLCLGTANSVADPIIYVLVSENVRKDCYRSLRRWRWNSSKLNSSTDHNTDNIKLEMLKESEEGGQSKENSKK, encoded by the exons ATGCCGTGGCCAGTGGAAGAAGACTCTTCCCTGGACAGGGCTGAGAGCCTGGAGAAG GAAATATCATCTGGAGAAAGAATAATGGAACTCTGTCTAAACAAAAATTGTAACTCCACTTGCCCAGAAATTCCTTATCAAGACAGTCAGACACTTCTGGTTGTTGTTTACAGCATTGTTTTTGCTATAGGCATTCCAGCAAATTGCTTAACTTCTCTGCTTACATTTGTACAAATCCAAAGGAATACAGTAGTTGCCATCTACATTTTCAGTTTATCATTGTGTGACCTGATGTATTTAAGTACCTTGCCTGTCTGGATTATCTATGTGAAAAACGGGCACAACTGGACCATGGGTGACTTTGCTTGCAGGACAACAGGATTCATCTTTTTCTGCAATATCTACTTCAGCATTCTGCTTTTGTGCTGCATCTCTGTGGATCGTTACGTGGCACTGGTGTATTCTCTGGAATCAAGGGGGAGAAGACAACAGAAGAAGGCCACCATAATAgtctgttttctctttattgTGGTTGTAGGAATCCACTTGCCAGTATTTTTTATGAAAGATGCACAAAACTGTACAGAGATGAAAACCTGCTTTGAGACAGTGCCCCTTGACTTATTATTGGCTTGTTTCAGCTGTGCTAGATTCCTGTTTGGATTTCTCATACCCCTCACAATCCTGATTTTTACAAACTACAAAATTTTCCAAGCtacaaaaagaagcagcagcttgaCTTGTCGTGAGAAAGCCAAAGTGAAGCATGTGGCCATTGCCATTATTGCTATTTTCTTGATCTGCTTCGCTCCATATCATGTGGTCCTCATAATAAGAGCCATACACTTTATGTTTCATCAGGACTGCCCATGTCCATTTGAAAATAAGATATATTCAATTTTTACAGTGTTTCTGTGTTTAGGCACTGCAAACAGCGTTGCTGATCCAATTATCTACGTTCTGGTCAGTGAAAACGTCAGAAAAGACTGTTATAGGAGCCTGAGAAGATGGAGATGGAACTCATCCAAGCTAAATTCATCCACTGATCACAATACTGACAACATAAAATTGGAAATGCTAAAAGAATCAGAGGAAGGGGGCCAAAGTAAAGAAAACTCAAAGAAATAA